One region of Hymenobacter sediminicola genomic DNA includes:
- a CDS encoding RibD family protein translates to MKRPHVICHMMSSVDGKILSANWKDKELTTTYSGYFEKYHDTFTSQAWMCGRVTMERDFSGGVQPDLQPAPHPIARQPFIGDAGATSFAVAVDAHGKLGWDSNTTGGDHIVEVLTEQVSDEYLYYLQRRRISYLFAGRTEVDFASALEQLAALFPIETLMLEGGGHLNGSLLNAGLIDELSLLLLPIADGTLQSPTTFEVSDYLRKGPATRLHLSEVQQLDNDVVWLKYRFKA, encoded by the coding sequence ATGAAACGACCCCACGTAATCTGCCACATGATGTCCTCGGTGGACGGAAAGATTCTGTCTGCGAATTGGAAAGACAAAGAGCTGACCACCACCTACTCCGGCTACTTCGAGAAATACCACGACACCTTCACTAGCCAAGCCTGGATGTGTGGGCGCGTAACAATGGAGCGCGACTTTTCTGGCGGCGTGCAGCCCGACCTGCAACCTGCCCCGCACCCCATTGCTAGGCAGCCCTTCATCGGAGATGCTGGCGCCACTTCTTTTGCCGTGGCCGTAGATGCGCACGGCAAGCTGGGCTGGGACAGCAACACCACCGGCGGCGACCATATCGTGGAGGTGCTCACGGAGCAGGTCAGCGACGAGTATCTGTATTACCTGCAGCGTCGACGCATTTCCTACCTGTTTGCTGGCCGTACAGAAGTAGATTTCGCCTCGGCCCTGGAGCAACTGGCGGCGCTATTTCCCATTGAAACGCTGATGTTGGAAGGCGGTGGCCACCTCAATGGCTCCCTGCTCAACGCCGGCCTGATCGACGAGTTGAGCCTCTTGCTACTGCCCATTGCCGATGGCACGCTCCAGTCGCCGACCACATTTGAGGTGAGCGACTACCTGCGCAAAGGTCCGGCCACGCGCCTGCACTTAAGCGAGGTGCAGCAACTCGACAACGACGTGGTGTGGCTGAAGTACCGTTTCAAAGCTTAA
- a CDS encoding BT4734/BF3469 family protein, whose translation MDAAAVWALFSDYSPTLTRTAAELEAALHRRGYAGLLADWLPTLRASGLREPRRGVFGAPVSIDNSREIAGNFSEVSDNSRNKAGTAANAPGEAGSDVESATNQQPEQPHSRHEAGTLATPAMVSILSGLTADNSNKAVMTGPPEPPRFSYFRGGIRTAAPYTTITPHQLWEMVHGPQFATATNWLREAPAGSEQRAERKRALDYVTPAGTFAPTRANGNLQTPSGLLVLDFDHLPDVAAARAALLSDALLQPGLVLLFTSPGGEGLKALLEADPAASHLDNFRALSGYLAGCYGPELQPDPSGKDVARACFVCHDAAAWLSPRFGG comes from the coding sequence ATGGATGCCGCCGCCGTGTGGGCTCTGTTCTCTGACTACTCCCCTACTCTCACGCGCACCGCCGCCGAACTGGAAGCCGCTTTGCACCGCCGCGGCTACGCTGGCCTGCTGGCTGATTGGTTGCCCACCCTCCGGGCCAGTGGCCTCCGGGAACCCCGCCGGGGGGTGTTCGGAGCCCCTGTAAGCATTGATAATAGCAGGGAAATAGCAGGCAATTTTTCCGAAGTATCGGACAATAGCAGGAACAAAGCAGGAACAGCGGCCAATGCTCCGGGGGAAGCTGGAAGCGACGTTGAATCTGCAACTAACCAGCAGCCAGAGCAGCCACATAGCAGGCATGAAGCAGGCACGCTAGCCACACCGGCCATGGTGTCGATTCTGTCGGGCTTGACGGCGGATAACAGTAACAAAGCAGTAATGACTGGCCCGCCGGAGCCGCCTCGATTCAGCTACTTCCGGGGCGGTATCCGCACGGCGGCCCCTTACACAACCATCACCCCGCACCAACTGTGGGAAATGGTACACGGGCCTCAGTTTGCAACGGCTACGAACTGGCTACGAGAAGCCCCGGCCGGTAGTGAGCAGCGGGCCGAACGGAAAAGAGCCCTCGACTATGTGACGCCCGCAGGCACCTTCGCTCCCACCCGTGCCAACGGCAACCTGCAGACCCCTTCCGGCCTGCTGGTGCTGGACTTCGACCACTTGCCCGACGTGGCCGCCGCCCGCGCCGCCCTGTTGTCGGATGCGCTGCTGCAGCCGGGGCTGGTGCTACTGTTTACTAGTCCCGGCGGCGAAGGGCTAAAGGCACTACTGGAAGCCGACCCCGCCGCTTCGCACCTCGACAACTTCCGGGCCCTATCGGGCTATTTGGCGGGATGCTACGGCCCGGAGCTGCAGCCCGACCCCAGCGGTAAAGACGTGGCCCGCGCCTGCTTTGTCTGCCATGATGCCGCTGCCTGGCTAAGCCCACGCTTTGGCGGGTAG
- a CDS encoding class I SAM-dependent DNA methyltransferase, with protein sequence METKQGTTKRTTEVQAERARLGLSNPKLRKGHAVRGTAAWLQVMESARQQALGYVRALPASEPRPPFVIVSDVGYCFDVYSNFAGVGDNYAPFPDSQQFRVMLPELADERIRERFHLLFTDPQQLDPARLAAKVTRELAGQLAKLSAQLEEANHGTEVVATFLMRCLFTMFAEDTGLIPNDSFKGVLEDYDTDKRRPDLPHALESLWQSMDKGGFAPTLHTSIRQFNGKLFHDATALPLSAAQVELLRKAAAADWTTVEPAIFGTLLERALDPHERHRLGAHYTPRRYVERLVVPAVLEPLRREWAAAQAASAQLHDNDKDTEARGELVKFLRRLTSVKILDPACGSGNFLYVTLEHLKRLEGEVLAAINAYGQTGLLDLAGGTTVSPRQLLGLELNPRAAAIADVVLRIGYLQWHIRTHGLTQLAEPLLDDYQNIRHQDAVLAHGPAQPRLDAQGQPVTRWDGRTTRPNPATGQEVPDENARVAVLDYPNPRPTSWPDADFIVGNPPFIGASRMRDLLGDGYTEALRKAYAGRGVPESADFVMYWWHKAALAVRDDHALRFGFITTNSIKQTFNRQVMLPFVGGDNAPLQLNFAIPDHPWVTSEDGAAVRVGMTVADRTRPGRAWGQLLKLKTETRPEGDDAADVTFIENQGRILPDLSIGANLDNARPLKANDKLANRGMQPMGLGFIISAAQAEIFGLGSIEGADNYIRPYMNGKDITDTPRGVFALDFFGLSESQVRSEFPAAFQHLLENVKPSREQNNRASYKKNWWVFGEARASFRPALQGLERYIITPRVAKHSFFQFLEKSTQADDRLVILALDDAYHLGILSSRIHTIWSLAVGGRLGIGNDPSYDKSRCFDPFPFPDATPDQQAQIRELAETLDAHRKRQQAAYPGLTLTNLYNVVEKLRAGHALTPKEQTTKQQGLASIVLELHRDLDAAVAAAYGWPTELPDAELLANLVALNRARAAEEKAGTVRYLRPAYQAPGQQQTGLNLPTRVATETAAAVALLPWPAELAKQIQAVRDVVTQAQAPLTPKQVAARFAGAGPAKVQPILDTLATLSLLRWVEAENAYAA encoded by the coding sequence ATGGAAACCAAACAGGGCACCACCAAACGCACCACCGAAGTACAAGCCGAACGTGCCCGGCTAGGCCTAAGTAACCCGAAGCTACGAAAGGGCCACGCCGTGCGCGGTACTGCCGCTTGGTTGCAAGTGATGGAATCGGCACGCCAACAGGCCCTTGGTTACGTGCGGGCCCTGCCAGCCTCCGAGCCTCGCCCTCCTTTCGTGATTGTGTCGGATGTGGGTTACTGTTTCGATGTGTATAGCAACTTTGCCGGGGTAGGCGACAACTACGCGCCTTTCCCGGACTCGCAGCAGTTTCGGGTGATGCTGCCGGAGCTGGCCGATGAGAGAATACGCGAGCGGTTCCACCTGCTATTTACCGACCCGCAACAACTCGACCCCGCCCGCCTCGCGGCCAAAGTAACTCGCGAACTGGCCGGACAGCTGGCCAAACTATCGGCCCAGCTGGAGGAAGCCAACCACGGCACCGAAGTAGTGGCCACGTTTCTAATGCGGTGCCTGTTTACCATGTTCGCGGAAGATACCGGGCTGATTCCAAACGACTCGTTTAAGGGCGTGCTGGAGGACTACGACACCGACAAACGCCGGCCCGACCTGCCCCACGCCCTCGAAAGCCTGTGGCAGAGCATGGATAAAGGAGGATTTGCCCCTACGCTGCATACCTCTATCCGACAGTTTAACGGTAAGCTGTTCCACGACGCAACCGCCCTACCCCTGTCGGCCGCTCAGGTAGAACTATTGCGCAAGGCCGCCGCCGCCGATTGGACTACTGTAGAACCGGCCATTTTCGGTACCCTGTTGGAAAGAGCCCTAGACCCCCACGAACGCCACCGGCTAGGGGCCCACTATACCCCGCGCCGCTACGTGGAACGGTTGGTTGTGCCCGCCGTGCTGGAGCCCTTGCGCCGCGAGTGGGCTGCCGCCCAAGCCGCGAGTGCCCAGCTACACGACAACGACAAAGACACCGAGGCGCGGGGCGAGCTGGTGAAGTTCCTACGCCGCCTCACGTCGGTTAAAATCCTTGACCCCGCCTGTGGGTCGGGCAATTTCCTGTACGTGACGCTGGAGCATCTGAAACGGCTGGAGGGAGAGGTACTGGCCGCTATCAATGCCTACGGGCAAACGGGCCTACTCGACCTGGCCGGCGGTACCACCGTTAGCCCGCGCCAGCTGCTAGGACTGGAACTCAACCCACGCGCCGCTGCTATTGCTGACGTGGTGCTGCGAATCGGCTACCTACAATGGCATATCCGTACCCACGGCCTCACCCAGCTAGCCGAGCCGCTGCTCGATGACTACCAGAATATCCGGCATCAGGACGCGGTACTAGCCCATGGCCCAGCCCAACCCCGCCTTGATGCCCAAGGCCAACCTGTGACGAGGTGGGATGGGCGCACCACCCGCCCCAACCCAGCCACCGGCCAGGAGGTGCCCGATGAAAACGCCCGCGTAGCCGTGCTGGACTACCCGAACCCCCGGCCCACGTCGTGGCCCGATGCTGATTTCATTGTCGGCAACCCGCCGTTTATTGGGGCGTCCCGAATGCGCGACCTGTTAGGCGACGGGTACACCGAAGCCCTACGCAAAGCCTACGCGGGCCGGGGCGTGCCCGAATCGGCCGATTTTGTGATGTACTGGTGGCACAAGGCCGCGCTGGCCGTACGCGACGACCACGCCCTGCGGTTCGGCTTCATTACCACCAACAGCATTAAACAGACCTTCAACCGGCAAGTAATGCTCCCCTTCGTAGGTGGCGACAACGCCCCGCTACAGCTCAATTTTGCCATTCCCGACCACCCGTGGGTAACGAGTGAGGACGGGGCCGCCGTGCGGGTAGGTATGACGGTAGCCGACCGCACCCGCCCCGGCCGGGCGTGGGGTCAGCTACTCAAGTTGAAAACTGAAACCCGCCCCGAAGGTGACGACGCGGCCGATGTGACGTTTATTGAAAACCAAGGGCGAATTCTACCTGATTTGAGTATCGGGGCAAACTTAGATAACGCCCGTCCACTTAAAGCCAATGATAAGTTAGCCAACCGAGGCATGCAGCCTATGGGACTAGGATTCATTATTTCGGCCGCTCAAGCGGAGATATTTGGGTTAGGTAGTATAGAAGGAGCAGATAACTATATCCGTCCTTATATGAATGGCAAGGATATAACTGACACCCCGCGAGGAGTTTTTGCTTTAGATTTTTTCGGTTTGTCTGAAAGCCAGGTAAGAAGTGAGTTCCCAGCTGCTTTTCAACATTTACTAGAAAATGTAAAGCCAAGCCGTGAGCAAAACAACCGTGCTTCCTATAAGAAAAACTGGTGGGTGTTTGGAGAGGCCAGAGCTAGTTTTAGGCCTGCTTTACAAGGACTAGAAAGGTATATCATCACTCCGCGTGTAGCAAAGCATAGTTTTTTTCAATTTCTTGAAAAATCTACTCAAGCTGATGACAGACTTGTCATATTAGCTCTAGATGATGCTTACCATCTCGGGATATTGTCAAGTCGCATACATACTATTTGGTCATTAGCGGTTGGTGGAAGATTAGGCATTGGCAATGACCCATCATACGATAAATCCCGCTGTTTCGACCCTTTCCCCTTCCCTGATGCCACGCCCGACCAGCAGGCCCAAATCCGCGAGCTAGCAGAAACGCTAGACGCGCACCGCAAACGCCAGCAGGCAGCCTACCCCGGCCTCACCCTCACTAACCTCTACAACGTGGTCGAAAAGCTACGCGCCGGCCACGCCCTCACCCCCAAAGAGCAAACCACCAAACAGCAGGGCCTCGCCTCAATAGTGCTGGAGCTACACCGCGACCTAGACGCGGCCGTAGCTGCCGCCTACGGTTGGCCCACAGAATTACCCGACGCGGAGCTACTGGCCAACTTGGTAGCCCTCAACCGCGCCCGCGCTGCCGAAGAAAAAGCTGGCACCGTGCGCTACCTGCGCCCCGCCTACCAAGCCCCCGGCCAGCAGCAAACCGGCCTTAACCTTCCCACCCGCGTAGCCACCGAAACCGCCGCCGCCGTGGCCCTGCTACCATGGCCCGCCGAGCTGGCCAAACAGATACAAGCCGTGCGCGACGTGGTAACCCAGGCCCAAGCCCCCCTCACGCCCAAACAGGTAGCCGCCCGGTTCGCCGGGGCCGGCCCCGCCAAAGTGCAGCCGATACTCGATACCCTTGCTACCCTGTCGCTGCTGCGGTGGGTAGAAGCTGAAAACGCCTACGCAGCGTAG
- a CDS encoding DUF3987 domain-containing protein — protein MPLTLADLRAATPPPDPTKHDISTRAEPPADGAAGSFESNTRGHAPAREGGHPTPPMLTNVDTSARACTGHETLDRTQPDTPSRAGAPARNGPTMPGPALDWCLLQYEQRHGGFPARGGRNAWLTALAFFCNEKGVPQTDLEGHAAGYAGPDFTADEIARTVRGIYQREAAHHNSKPWEPPTFHPAIGAEQPAAGAAPVAKAVPLNTPTIPPEVYQLLPEFLQQCCQPLPTARERDVLLTGALAVLSGCFPTLEGQYRGPVIGANVYAFIVAPAASGKGALNWARKLAWPHHLAVREASQRERDAYEMQLQEYEQQKRTTKTGAPLPPKPVEPARRRLFIAADNGAANVVKTLAENEERGIICETEADALTGALKQDFGDYSALLRKCSEHEPHQYDRKTAGTYELSRPALSVAIGGTPEQVNRLIPSAEDGLFSRFWFYAFEAPHEWDNPFAVGGPNLDTWFERLSVRVSEMIAAAAAGRILVELTEAQQARFNAAWQQWLSEGVADFGEGSGSAVKRHARACFRLCMLLTLLRCFDNGEAPAGRTLTCEDDDLTAALLIADVYRCHALALYERLPRPVGSGFRQPTKYAGKAVKEAQVLALHTQGLSLREIEAQTGIPFSTVRRWVG, from the coding sequence ATGCCCCTTACCCTAGCCGACCTCCGGGCCGCAACCCCACCGCCCGACCCTACAAAACACGACATTTCTACGCGCGCGGAACCGCCCGCCGACGGGGCCGCCGGGAGTTTTGAGAGCAATACGCGCGGGCACGCGCCCGCGCGCGAGGGCGGCCACCCCACCCCGCCGATGTTGACAAATGTTGACACTTCCGCGCGCGCGTGTACTGGGCACGAAACTCTCGACAGGACACAACCGGACACTCCCTCGCGCGCGGGCGCACCCGCGCGTAATGGTCCGACAATGCCGGGGCCGGCGCTGGATTGGTGCCTGCTGCAGTATGAGCAGCGGCACGGCGGCTTTCCGGCGCGGGGCGGGCGCAATGCTTGGCTTACGGCTCTAGCGTTCTTCTGCAATGAGAAAGGCGTGCCCCAGACCGATCTGGAAGGCCACGCCGCCGGGTACGCCGGCCCCGACTTTACCGCCGACGAAATTGCCCGCACCGTCCGGGGTATTTACCAGCGCGAAGCCGCTCACCACAACAGCAAGCCTTGGGAGCCACCGACGTTTCACCCAGCAATCGGGGCGGAGCAACCCGCCGCCGGCGCGGCCCCGGTTGCCAAGGCCGTACCCCTCAACACGCCCACCATTCCGCCGGAGGTGTACCAACTGCTCCCGGAGTTTCTGCAGCAGTGCTGCCAGCCCTTGCCCACTGCCCGGGAACGGGACGTACTGCTAACCGGCGCACTGGCCGTGCTGTCGGGTTGTTTTCCTACGCTGGAAGGGCAGTACCGGGGGCCGGTTATCGGAGCCAACGTGTATGCCTTCATTGTAGCGCCGGCGGCTTCGGGTAAGGGTGCGCTGAATTGGGCGCGCAAACTAGCCTGGCCGCATCATCTGGCCGTTCGAGAAGCCAGCCAGCGCGAACGGGACGCCTACGAAATGCAGCTGCAGGAGTACGAGCAACAGAAGCGCACCACCAAAACCGGCGCACCCTTGCCACCGAAGCCCGTAGAACCCGCTCGCCGCCGCCTCTTTATTGCAGCCGACAACGGCGCGGCCAACGTGGTAAAGACGCTGGCCGAAAACGAGGAACGCGGGATTATCTGCGAAACGGAAGCCGACGCCCTAACCGGGGCGCTAAAACAGGATTTCGGGGACTATTCCGCCCTATTGCGGAAATGCTCCGAACACGAACCCCACCAATACGACCGTAAAACCGCCGGGACGTACGAGTTGAGCCGGCCGGCGCTGTCGGTAGCAATCGGAGGCACCCCAGAGCAAGTGAACCGGCTAATTCCCAGCGCCGAAGATGGGCTGTTTTCCCGCTTCTGGTTTTATGCCTTCGAAGCTCCCCACGAATGGGACAACCCGTTTGCAGTTGGTGGGCCGAACCTCGACACTTGGTTTGAACGGCTTTCTGTTCGGGTATCGGAAATGATAGCCGCCGCCGCCGCCGGCCGGATACTGGTTGAACTAACCGAAGCCCAGCAAGCGCGCTTCAATGCCGCCTGGCAGCAATGGTTAAGCGAAGGGGTAGCCGACTTTGGGGAGGGTTCTGGAAGTGCCGTAAAACGCCACGCCCGCGCCTGTTTCCGGTTGTGTATGCTGCTGACGCTGCTACGCTGTTTCGACAACGGGGAGGCCCCGGCCGGCCGTACGCTCACCTGCGAAGATGACGACCTAACCGCCGCCCTGCTGATTGCTGATGTGTACCGGTGCCACGCGCTGGCCTTATACGAGCGGCTGCCCCGGCCCGTCGGCTCCGGGTTCCGCCAACCTACCAAGTATGCCGGCAAGGCAGTCAAGGAAGCCCAGGTACTTGCCCTACACACACAAGGGCTAAGCCTGCGAGAGATAGAGGCCCAAACTGGAATTCCGTTTAGCACCGTGCGCCGGTGGGTGGGTTAG
- a CDS encoding glycoside hydrolase family 2 TIM barrel-domain containing protein, producing MHKATTAILLSILISACCATSLSAQGNKESIRINQLFNFGWKFKAGDVSNAQLLTFDDKDWRKLDLPHDFQFEQPWDKAASRGRGFKTMGVGWYRKTFKADARWKGKRILLDFEGIMLNGEVWLNGKKIGGTDYGYLGFEADIADVLSYDTDNVVAVRASTGENGDSRWYTGGGLFRDVHLVVKDSVSIARHGIFITTPRISAQAAEVRVQVEVAGIRNKQYPLEITTRIFSPDGKQVAETKTLAPQKSKLATVEVSLPTATIATPKLWSCETPALYTAEVSLLLNGKVVDKLTKRFGIRTVEFSKEFGLRLNGKKVFLKGVANHDDLGAVGVAAYSTSIARMMDRLKAFGFNHIRTSHNPYSESFFDLADEKGILVVDELYDKWGSTVAWSGSAPWTELWFDSMKEWIKRDRNHPSVILWSFGNELQFQEERWGFATGDWGKTTYRIMDVVAKRYDPTRKTTVAMYPARAGGIIKRDPDFKIESNIVPPELATITDVASFNYVWDDYQRYLKHAPDMIIYQSEAVTNELAAPFFGMDRDKMVGLAYWGAIEYWGESDGWPKKGWNYSFFNHALEPFPQAWLTKSIFQDEPVVHIGVVDNEGESKLWNDVVVGQKVISDHWNREAGKTYNLYTYTNAEEVELVVNGKSVGVQQNSADVKKRNTIFWKDVPFTPGKITAIARTGGKVVAQHELETTGKAVGLQLETENPTWKADGMDLQYVRVYAVDSKGRKVMTTPGEVTFEVQGAARLLAADNGNHVSDELFAGPKKVLHNGFAMAILRAEQTPGTVKLKVSATGLKPAQKTLQVK from the coding sequence ATGCATAAGGCAACAACTGCTATTTTACTTTCTATTTTAATTTCTGCTTGCTGCGCAACATCACTTAGTGCACAAGGAAATAAAGAATCAATCAGAATAAACCAGCTTTTTAATTTTGGCTGGAAATTTAAAGCGGGTGATGTTTCGAATGCGCAACTACTGACATTTGATGATAAAGACTGGCGCAAGCTGGATTTACCGCACGATTTTCAGTTTGAGCAGCCCTGGGATAAAGCGGCCAGCCGCGGGCGTGGGTTCAAGACGATGGGCGTCGGGTGGTACCGCAAAACGTTCAAAGCGGATGCCCGCTGGAAAGGCAAGCGCATCCTGCTCGATTTCGAAGGCATCATGCTCAACGGGGAGGTCTGGCTGAACGGCAAAAAAATCGGCGGGACAGACTACGGCTATCTGGGCTTTGAAGCCGACATAGCCGACGTGCTCAGCTACGACACCGACAATGTGGTGGCCGTCCGGGCTTCGACGGGTGAAAACGGGGACTCCCGCTGGTACACGGGGGGCGGCCTGTTTCGGGATGTGCATTTGGTGGTAAAAGACAGCGTTTCAATTGCCCGGCACGGCATTTTCATAACCACGCCCCGCATTTCGGCGCAGGCGGCCGAAGTCAGAGTGCAGGTGGAAGTGGCAGGAATCAGAAACAAGCAGTACCCGCTGGAAATAACTACCCGCATATTCTCGCCTGATGGAAAGCAGGTAGCGGAAACCAAAACCTTGGCGCCCCAGAAATCGAAACTGGCTACCGTTGAAGTTTCGTTGCCAACGGCCACTATTGCTACTCCGAAGCTGTGGTCCTGCGAAACGCCCGCTCTCTACACGGCCGAAGTTTCCCTATTGCTAAACGGCAAGGTGGTAGATAAGCTCACCAAGCGGTTTGGCATCCGCACCGTGGAGTTTTCCAAGGAGTTCGGGCTACGGCTGAACGGCAAAAAGGTATTTCTGAAAGGCGTGGCCAATCATGATGACCTGGGTGCGGTCGGCGTGGCGGCGTATTCCACGTCAATTGCCCGCATGATGGACCGGCTCAAAGCCTTTGGCTTCAACCACATCCGCACCTCACATAACCCCTATTCCGAGTCGTTTTTCGATCTGGCCGACGAGAAAGGTATTCTGGTCGTGGACGAGCTATATGACAAATGGGGAAGCACCGTGGCCTGGTCCGGCAGTGCCCCCTGGACGGAGCTATGGTTCGACAGCATGAAGGAATGGATAAAACGTGACCGGAACCACCCGTCGGTTATCCTGTGGAGCTTCGGCAATGAGCTACAGTTTCAGGAGGAGCGCTGGGGATTTGCCACCGGAGATTGGGGCAAAACCACCTACCGGATAATGGACGTGGTAGCCAAACGCTACGACCCAACCCGCAAAACGACCGTGGCCATGTACCCAGCCCGGGCGGGCGGCATCATCAAAAGAGACCCGGATTTCAAGATTGAAAGCAACATAGTTCCCCCTGAACTCGCTACCATAACCGATGTAGCCAGTTTCAACTACGTCTGGGACGACTATCAGCGGTATTTGAAGCATGCACCCGACATGATTATCTACCAGAGCGAGGCGGTAACTAATGAGCTGGCTGCCCCTTTCTTCGGCATGGACCGGGACAAGATGGTTGGCCTAGCGTATTGGGGTGCCATTGAGTACTGGGGCGAATCTGACGGCTGGCCCAAGAAAGGCTGGAACTACTCCTTTTTCAACCATGCCCTGGAGCCTTTCCCCCAGGCGTGGCTAACCAAAAGCATTTTCCAGGACGAACCGGTGGTGCATATCGGGGTGGTCGACAACGAAGGCGAATCGAAGCTGTGGAACGATGTGGTGGTGGGCCAGAAGGTTATTTCGGACCACTGGAATCGGGAAGCCGGGAAAACGTACAACCTCTACACCTACACCAATGCCGAGGAGGTAGAGCTAGTGGTGAATGGCAAATCGGTCGGGGTGCAGCAAAACTCGGCCGACGTAAAAAAACGCAATACCATCTTTTGGAAAGACGTTCCCTTCACGCCCGGCAAGATTACGGCCATTGCCCGTACGGGCGGCAAGGTGGTAGCTCAGCATGAACTGGAAACCACCGGCAAAGCTGTTGGCTTGCAGCTTGAAACCGAAAACCCCACCTGGAAAGCCGACGGAATGGACCTTCAATATGTGCGAGTGTACGCCGTTGACAGCAAGGGCCGCAAAGTAATGACGACGCCCGGAGAGGTTACCTTTGAGGTGCAAGGAGCCGCCCGCTTACTGGCAGCAGACAACGGCAATCATGTCAGCGACGAGCTATTTGCCGGCCCCAAGAAAGTGCTGCACAACGGCTTCGCAATGGCTATTCTACGCGCGGAGCAAACGCCCGGAACCGTGAAATTGAAGGTTTCCGCCACAGGCTTGAAACCGGCACAGAAAACGTTGCAGGTCAAGTAA
- a CDS encoding site-specific integrase produces MATVSFHLKEPKAERPTAIFALLTIDRRTRIKVYTGRSIHPRQWLAGEQKAQERGYPDNPSLNTALSTQGKQIEECYAAYLAQGLVPTAAQLKEAAAPKLQPEAAAPPAAGLQFWDYFAEWVELARLRGKARSASVYDTTGRHLRGFEKKAKYAVGFDTITPAFNDRFTAYLLTTAGLTDNTVAKQVMTLKRFMKWAAERGYHSSIGYERLTWKRQEPDIITLTAEEVEALENLDLPEAGYLDNARGLFLLSCYTGLRYSDLVSIRPEHLRGQTLRLTTQKTRETVTIPLQARALPIVGRMIAGEIRAVSNQKLNDYLKELGERAGITDPVEVIRYRGGNRESTTLPKWQKLGCHTGRRTFVTLSLERGLRPELVMKITGHRDWKSFKRYVNITEQTVEREFARVYEMPTNLKLAV; encoded by the coding sequence ATGGCAACCGTATCCTTCCATTTGAAGGAGCCGAAGGCGGAACGTCCTACGGCTATCTTCGCGCTACTCACTATTGACCGGCGCACCCGAATAAAAGTATACACCGGGCGTTCCATTCACCCCCGGCAATGGCTGGCAGGTGAGCAGAAGGCTCAGGAAAGAGGCTACCCCGATAACCCGTCTCTTAACACTGCTTTATCTACCCAAGGAAAGCAGATAGAAGAATGCTACGCGGCATACCTGGCCCAAGGACTGGTGCCAACTGCTGCACAGCTCAAAGAAGCCGCCGCGCCTAAGCTGCAGCCCGAAGCAGCGGCCCCGCCGGCGGCTGGCCTGCAGTTCTGGGATTACTTTGCCGAATGGGTAGAATTGGCGCGCCTACGTGGCAAAGCCAGAAGTGCCAGTGTGTACGATACTACCGGCCGGCACCTACGAGGCTTTGAGAAGAAGGCGAAGTATGCCGTAGGATTCGACACTATTACCCCTGCATTCAACGACCGTTTTACGGCCTACCTGCTTACTACGGCCGGCCTTACGGATAATACTGTAGCCAAGCAGGTAATGACGCTCAAACGCTTTATGAAGTGGGCCGCCGAACGGGGCTACCACAGCAGCATTGGGTACGAACGGCTCACCTGGAAGCGACAGGAACCGGATATTATTACCCTCACCGCCGAAGAAGTAGAGGCACTGGAAAACCTCGACTTACCCGAAGCCGGCTACCTCGACAATGCCCGCGGCCTATTTCTGCTGAGCTGCTACACTGGCCTCCGCTACTCCGATCTGGTGAGTATCCGGCCGGAGCATCTTCGCGGCCAGACGCTACGCCTTACCACGCAAAAGACCCGCGAAACAGTAACGATTCCGCTGCAGGCCCGCGCCCTCCCGATAGTGGGCCGGATGATTGCAGGCGAGATACGGGCGGTATCCAATCAGAAGCTGAACGACTACCTGAAAGAGCTGGGAGAGCGGGCGGGTATAACCGATCCGGTAGAGGTTATTCGCTACCGGGGCGGCAACCGTGAAAGCACTACCCTCCCGAAGTGGCAGAAGCTAGGATGCCACACCGGCCGCCGCACCTTTGTAACGCTAAGCTTGGAAAGGGGGCTTCGGCCGGAACTGGTAATGAAGATTACCGGGCACCGTGATTGGAAGTCATTTAAACGATACGTGAATATTACTGAGCAAACAGTAGAAAGGGAGTTTGCCCGCGTGTATGAAATGCCAACCAATTTGAAGTTAGCAGTATAA
- a CDS encoding helix-turn-helix domain-containing protein — MQTILTTGVSYSQLLDDLRAIIRHEVSAHGPAPAETSEAAGPELLTVRDAATLLDVCPATIHDWKRRGMLPYHKIGGRSYLKRADVLNALQAHQRTAKPAKKGGHRE; from the coding sequence ATGCAAACCATCCTAACCACTGGAGTATCTTACTCCCAGCTCTTAGATGACCTGAGAGCAATTATCAGACATGAGGTAAGTGCCCACGGGCCGGCCCCAGCGGAAACGTCAGAGGCTGCAGGCCCGGAGCTGCTGACCGTGCGGGACGCGGCTACATTACTCGATGTGTGCCCGGCCACCATTCATGACTGGAAGCGGCGCGGAATGCTCCCGTATCACAAAATCGGTGGCCGCTCTTACCTAAAACGCGCCGACGTGCTGAACGCGCTGCAGGCGCACCAGCGCACTGCCAAGCCAGCCAAGAAAGGGGGGCACCGTGAATAA